In Ignavibacteriales bacterium, the genomic stretch TTGCCGCAAATGCTTTTCAGTCAAATGGAGTTGCAGCAGTTGGAACATGCCACTATCCGCCAAATGGAGAAAAGGATTACGATTATAAAAATCCGAGAATTGTAGAAAGCAGTGCTGATGACTGGTTGAACTTTCCCAAGTTGACAGGTGAAAAAAAGAAAGTATCCTGCGAAACCTGGAGAGGACCAGATTACCACCGTAACTATATGAAATGGTGGTTTGCCCGTTTACCAAAAGCTGAAGGATTAAACGAAGATGGTAAGTTGAATAACTGGTGGGAATATGTTTTCAATTTTAATTCATATACAGAAACGGGAAAATTAATAAAGTAACTAAGCATCAGAAGATGGTTGATGGGGGAGGTTTGATGGATGATGGAATAAATGTAGAAAATTATTAATTGGATAACCAAAACTAATGGAGAAGTTTTAATGAAGAAATTTTACTTTGTAGTTTTTCTTTTAATCGTTTTATCAAACATAAATTTTGCACAATCAATCCAGACAGTAAATTTATCTACAGGAAACGGATTAGAGGTTGCCTCTTATTTAATTGATGGAAAAACAATTTCTCTTAAACAGCCGCTTCCTCTTTTTTCATTCGAGCTAAACGACACACTTATAAATTCATCTTCTGCAAATGTAAATATTGTGGGAAAGGAAGTTCATTTCACTTTTCCACAGGGTGTAAAAGGAATTTTGATTCCCGAAGAAAAATTTTCACCTGGATGGAAAGCGCATCTTGTTCTTACTAATGGTAGAAAAGAAATAGTAAAAATCTCCAATCTCGTTCCTCTTGGTCAATCTCGGGAAAGAATTTATATCGCATCTTCAGAGCCTTGGAATTTAGCAAGCAGCAAACTCTTTCGTCCTGGTTTAGGTCCGGTTGGAATTGTTCTGCCGGATAATGCATGGCATCTTGGTTTCTGTGCCGCTGAAGTAGATTCTCAAAAATCAATTTGCGCAATTGCCAGAAGAACTAACAGTAAAGATGCTGAAGTAAGGCGTTATTCCACAAAACTAAATCATGGTGGAATCGTTGAGTATGATATTTATGCAGATCAATATTTTGGCGACTGGCATAATGGTTTAAAGATGATGTTCCAGGAAAGATATCTTTACGATTTAGAAAAATTTGACAACAAACTTTTTGAGCGTGATGATTTGAAGTGGATCCGTAGTTCGTACGTTATTGCGCTTCAAGCAGGTTGGGATCACGAGTATTATGAAAAAGATGATAGCAAATATAAATTTCAAGATTACCTTGCCGAAGGGCAAAAATTATTTGGTGGCTGGGATGTTTTTGCAATCTGGCCTACGTGGCCAACTTTAGGGCTCGATCAACGCAACCAATGGGATCTTTATGCTGATTTACCCGGAGGACTTAACAAGATGAAAGAGCTTTCGGGTTTAGCGAAGAAAATTGGGACGAAGTTTTTTATCTCTTTTAACCCATGGGATAAATCAACACGCCAGGAAAATTTTTATACCGGAATGGCGCGACTGATAAGAGCAACAGATGCGGAAGGAGTTGTACTTGATACATACGGAAGTTCAAGCGATACTCTTCAGATGGCTGCAGATGGAGTGAAACCCGGTGTAATAATGTACAGCGAAGGAATGGCTGTTCCTAAAGACATGCCCGGTATTGTTGCTGGTCGTGTGCACGATGCTATCTTTTTACCTCCGCCAGTAAATATGAATAAATTCATTAAACCGGATTTTGCAATCTTCCGTGTCTGCCAGTTAAGAGAAGGAAGGATTCATCGTGAAATTGCAATCTCGTTCTTTAACGGTTATGGTGTAGAAATGAATACATTTGGACCGGGGAGACCAGATTGGAAAGAAGAAGAATATTTGTACCTGGGAAGGACAACAAAAATTTTACGAGAAAACACTTCTGCATTCAACAGCAAAAACTGGCTACCGCTTATTACAACATTAAAAGATAGTATTTGGGTTAACAGCTGGCCCAGTGATAATAAAACTATTTACACAATATTTAGTCTGAAGCCGGAAGGGTATGATGGACCGCTGTTCGAAACGAGTTTATCCTCTAACAATCATTTTGTTGATTTATACCATCATGTTGAATTAAAAATTGATACGATCAAAGGAAAATATTATTTGCCGGTTAATGTGCAGGCATTCGATAAATCTGCACTTGGAACCCGAATGGAGGGCAATGTTGATTGCATAGCTCAATTCCCAAAGTTGCTTCAGGTAAAATTAAAACGTGATTCACTTTTCATCTGGGCGAACACTGGTAAAAAAATATTGGTTTGGGCTGGAATACCTTCGTATCAGAACACACCGAAAGAATTTTCTATTGGTTCTTATCAATTAAAGCTTAGAGATTTGTTTGGAAGATATGAAGGTAAGTTTGTTATTCAGTTGTTTGATGAAAAAGAAATTCTTGATGAAGGAGTTGTAGAAATTATTCCTGGTACACCAAGATTGGTTAGTAAAGTTGATCGGACAATCCCCACAAATAAAATTCCTTCCGGAATGATTGAAATATCGGCAGGGGAATTCAATTTTAAAGTTGATGCGAATGATTCGTTCGTTCCTTATCCTGATTTTACTAAGCCGGAAAAAGTATTCATCAAAAAGTTTTTTATGGATAAATATCCGGTTACCAACAAA encodes the following:
- a CDS encoding formylglycine-generating enzyme family protein, which gives rise to MKKFYFVVFLLIVLSNINFAQSIQTVNLSTGNGLEVASYLIDGKTISLKQPLPLFSFELNDTLINSSSANVNIVGKEVHFTFPQGVKGILIPEEKFSPGWKAHLVLTNGRKEIVKISNLVPLGQSRERIYIASSEPWNLASSKLFRPGLGPVGIVLPDNAWHLGFCAAEVDSQKSICAIARRTNSKDAEVRRYSTKLNHGGIVEYDIYADQYFGDWHNGLKMMFQERYLYDLEKFDNKLFERDDLKWIRSSYVIALQAGWDHEYYEKDDSKYKFQDYLAEGQKLFGGWDVFAIWPTWPTLGLDQRNQWDLYADLPGGLNKMKELSGLAKKIGTKFFISFNPWDKSTRQENFYTGMARLIRATDAEGVVLDTYGSSSDTLQMAADGVKPGVIMYSEGMAVPKDMPGIVAGRVHDAIFLPPPVNMNKFIKPDFAIFRVCQLREGRIHREIAISFFNGYGVEMNTFGPGRPDWKEEEYLYLGRTTKILRENTSAFNSKNWLPLITTLKDSIWVNSWPSDNKTIYTIFSLKPEGYDGPLFETSLSSNNHFVDLYHHVELKIDTIKGKYYLPVNVQAFDKSALGTRMEGNVDCIAQFPKLLQVKLKRDSLFIWANTGKKILVWAGIPSYQNTPKEFSIGSYQLKLRDLFGRYEGKFVIQLFDEKEILDEGVVEIIPGTPRLVSKVDRTIPTNKIPSGMIEISAGEFNFKVDANDSFVPYPDFTKPEKVFIKKFFMDKYPVTNKLFYEFVSDSKYKPADTNNYLKHWKNGLYLKEEENYPVVNISLSDAKAYTKWAGKRLPTEIEWQYAAQGSDERKWPWGKDFDSTKCNNALGNPTNVDSFPNGKSPFGVMDLVGNVWQLTNDVYDNDSEYFAIIRGGSYYKPTSSWWYVNGGPQQVNHSQMLLMVSDGFERNATVGFRCVKDIE